In a single window of the Salmo trutta chromosome 21, fSalTru1.1, whole genome shotgun sequence genome:
- the LOC115157267 gene encoding oocyte zinc finger protein XlCOF8.4-like isoform X2, with the protein MASCNFQAQLVSILEVLAKAAVAEINNRVDDSCAVIRLEMTQSQRDIDVLKRKCQMMESELKKTRGRVRRKGFYPMLSERSSYPVKIVLNKQRSNSQWGEDNMAVEEDSHLQPTDVEQRVETEPILIKDEETAEDVWKTNAQEELRITGEESGSKPGKPPSFEQRHCDEDFITQPNISPRDSVEHYPNSDRPEEPGTPRLVSTEVFSTEQHRPDEDSLDLVMVKEEELDQTTTLAGPDQFVMDETDGQLWTSVDPGRDTDPDGHPDFSFHSTEEYSQNISIFPSHSGLPSVPTMTDDVGPSLHSSIGKPHANMFSAAKHMKRHVGTLADETRQQMPEGQNSEMLNSNNEGNSLALQPRLHQYRASEATVRLSECMTGSNMATTSTFSGYSLSHSSFNMVKRMRTQWRSGSTTERRFSCTFCGKSFQRLCQLKVHLRSHTGEKPYTCEQCGRSFTQQCNLIRHAMVHSGEKPYECTQCGKCFTRRSKMTSHQRTHIGESPGSQFMVPAYPGDPHTSLM; encoded by the exons ATGGCCAGCTGCAATTTTCAGGCGCAGTTGGTATCCATTCTAGAGGTATTAGCTAAAGCAGCTGTAGCAGAAATAAACAATCGTGTAGATGATAGCTGTGCTGTTATACGTTTGGAAATGACCCAAAGCCAGCGAGATATTGATGTACTGAAAAGGAAGTGTCAAATGATGGAGAGCGAGCTGAAGAAGACACGAGGACGAGTCAGGAGAAAAG GTTTTTACCCCATGTTATCAGAGAGATCTTCATATCCAGTCAAGATTGTTTTGAACAAGCAGAGGAGTAACTCACAGTGGGGAGAAGACAATATGGCTGTTGAAGAGGACTCTCATCTCCAG CCTACAGATGTGGAGCAGAGAGTGGAGACTGAACCCATACTGATCAAAGatgaggagacagcagaggaTGTGTGGAAGACTAACGCTCAGGAAGAGCTCAGGATCACTGGAGAGG AGTCTGGTTCCAAGCCTGGGAAACCACCATCCTTTGAGCAACGGCACTGTGATGAGGACTTCATCACACAACCCAACATATCTCCCAGAGACTCAGTGGAACATTACCCAAATTCTGATCGTCCAGAGGAACCAGGCACACCCCGGCTCGTATCTACAGAGGTGTTCAGCACAGAGCAGCACCGGCCAGATGAGGACTCACTAGACCTAGTgatggtgaaagaggaggagctgGATCAGACCACGACCCTGGCAGGACCTGACCAGTTTGTCATGGATGAGACTGATGGGCAGCTGTGGACCTCTGTGGATCCAGGTAGAGACACTGACCCTGATGGCCACCCAGATTTCTCCTTTCATTCCACAGAAGAGTACTCTCAGAATATCTCAATTTTCCCATCTCATAGTGGGCTGCCATCTGTTCCTACTATGACAGATGATGTAGGGCCATCGCTTCACTCTTCTATAGGAAAACCACATGCTAACATGTTCAGTGCTGCAAAACACATGAAAAGACATGTAGGGACATTGGCTGATGAGACTAGACAACAGATGCCAGAGGGACAGAACAGTGAGATGCTGAACTCAAATAATGAAGGAAATAGTTTAGCTCTACAGCCAAGACTGCATCAATACAGGGCTTCAGAAGCAACAGTGAGATTGAGTGAGTGCATGACAGGGTCAAACATGGCCACCACCTCCACCTTCTCTGGATACAGCCTGAGTCACAGTAGTTTTAACATGGTGAAGAGAATGAGGACTCAGTGGAGATCAGGCAGCACCACTGAGAGGCGTTTCAGCTGCACTTTCTGTGGGAAGAGCTTCCAGCGTCTATGCCAGCTCAAAGTACATCTCCGGAGTCACACCGGAGAGAAACCGTACACCTGCGAACAGTGTGGCAGGAGTTTCACCCAGCAGTGCAACTTGATCAGACATGCTATGGTCCACAGTGGGGAGAAGCCATACGAGTGCACACAGTGTGGGAAGTGCTTCACCCGGCGCTCCAAAATGACGTCACATCAGAGAACTCACATAGGAGAGAGTCCAGGTTCTCAATTCATGGTACCCGCATACCCTGGGGATCCACACACAAGTTTAATGTAG